In Paenibacillus sp. BIC5C1, a genomic segment contains:
- a CDS encoding ABC transporter ATP-binding protein, which translates to MSEQQPIIRFDRVTQQYDQDEAVLKEVSFEIERGKFYTLLGPSGCGKTTILRLIAGFAEPTQGSIYFNGALINQVPAHQRQVNTVFQDYALFPHLNVFENVAFGLRIKKMKTAEIRGKVLEALKFVNLSGYENREIGEMSGGQRQRVAIARAIVNEPEILLLDEPLSALDLKLRTEMQYELRELQQRLGITFIFVTHDQEEALAMSDEIFVLNGGVIQQSGTPNDIYDEPINRFVADFIGESNIVSGKMKQDFVVEFAGAEYECVDQGLQRDEPVEIVIRPEDMEITTEEQGKMQVKVDSQLFRGVHYEISTYDDAGNEWLVHSTKKAVVGARIGLYFDPEAIHVMRFNETEEEFDKRLEAYQEAVHAD; encoded by the coding sequence ATGTCAGAACAACAACCGATTATCCGGTTCGACCGGGTGACCCAGCAATACGATCAGGATGAAGCCGTATTGAAGGAAGTCAGCTTCGAGATTGAGCGGGGTAAATTTTATACGCTACTCGGCCCGTCAGGCTGCGGGAAAACAACGATATTGCGCCTGATCGCCGGCTTTGCGGAGCCGACACAGGGCAGTATTTATTTTAACGGTGCACTGATTAACCAAGTGCCGGCTCACCAGCGGCAGGTGAATACCGTATTTCAGGATTACGCGTTATTTCCACATTTGAACGTATTTGAGAACGTAGCTTTTGGTTTGCGGATCAAAAAAATGAAAACCGCTGAAATTCGCGGCAAAGTGCTGGAAGCACTCAAGTTCGTCAATCTCTCCGGTTATGAAAACCGTGAAATTGGCGAGATGTCTGGCGGACAACGGCAGCGCGTCGCGATTGCGCGGGCGATTGTGAACGAACCCGAAATTTTGCTGCTGGACGAGCCGCTATCGGCGCTCGATCTGAAGCTTCGGACCGAAATGCAGTATGAACTGCGCGAGCTGCAACAGCGACTAGGCATTACGTTTATTTTTGTCACGCATGATCAGGAAGAAGCCTTGGCGATGTCGGACGAGATCTTTGTCCTGAACGGCGGCGTTATTCAACAGAGCGGCACGCCGAATGATATCTATGATGAGCCGATTAACCGTTTTGTGGCGGACTTTATTGGTGAATCGAACATTGTATCCGGCAAAATGAAGCAGGACTTTGTGGTGGAATTCGCTGGCGCAGAGTACGAGTGTGTCGATCAGGGTTTGCAGCGGGACGAGCCTGTGGAGATTGTGATTCGTCCAGAGGATATGGAGATTACAACCGAGGAACAGGGCAAGATGCAGGTCAAGGTGGACTCCCAGCTGTTCCGTGGGGTGCATTACGAGATATCGACCTACGATGATGCGGGCAATGAGTGGCTGGTGCATTCCACGAAGAAAGCCGTCGTAGGCGCTCGTATTGGACTGTATTTTGACCCGGAAGCCATCCACGTCATGCGCTTTAACGAGACGGAAGAAGAGTTCGATAAACGTCTGGAAGCCTACCAAGAGGCCGTTCATGCAGACTAA